The sequence AGAACAATGACTTTAGGAGATTACAAAAAGGTCTTCAGTAACCTCAATTTTACCTATATGGATATCGAAAAAGCAAAAACGTTCATTTTAAAACGTTATCCCTTTGAAAATATAGTAGTCTGTGGCTCACTTTACTTAATAGGTGAGATCTTAAAAACTTTAAAGCAAAACAAAGATTTCCAATTATTAGCTTAACTATCAACTAAAGGGGGAGTATAAAAAATGAAAGACAAGTTGAAGTTTATAACTTTTGGAATATTGGGCGGTTTGGCTTCAGGATTACTAGGAATTGGTGGTGGTTTAGTATTTGTCCCTCTTTTAACAAACTATGCCGGATACTCTCAAAAAGAGGCGCATGCCACATCGCTCGGTGCAATTATTCCTGCAGCCATTGTAGGCGCACTTATATATAATGTAAATGGCTTAAACAGTTTTACAGCCAGCATTTATTTAGCTTTGGGAGGCATTATAGGTGCTCAAATCGGATCAAGAGCAATGTACAAATTTTCAAACAAATGGCTTAGAAAAACATTTGGAGTTTTTCTTTTGTTAATGTGTATAAGGATGGTATTAAAGTGAACATTATTTTATTTCTTGTTGTAGGGCTTTTTACAGGTGTTGTTAGCGGCATGATGGGAGTTGGCGGTGGACTAGTGATGATACCTGCAATGGTATTATTTATGTCTGTGCCCCAAGGTATGGCACAAGGAATATCTCTAGCTGCAATAGTACCAATAAGTTTGATGGGAGCATGGGTACACTTTAAGAAAGGTGGATTAAAAAAAGACGCAATATTGATAGGATTGGGTGCCATACTAGGCGCGTCTATTACAAGTAGTATTATACCGTATATACCTATAAACGCTTTAAAAATGATATTTTCCTTAGTTTTATTTTATTTTGCTTTAAGAATGATATTGAAGTAACGTTAGAAATGTGATACAGTGTGGGTAAATATAAGCTTCTATGAATCTTTATAGTTTTTGCAATGCCATAACATCGGGATTACCCGGTAAAGGGAGATATAATATTTGTACCTCAATAAATTTTAATTGCAAATTTAACCAAAAGGGTGTTCATGCTATATCTGTAGGTGCCGTAGCATGTTGGTGTATACTAATTTAATTTCCTAAGATGGTATTTTCACTTATCCTTAAATTATTTTTAGTAGCAAGAATGATTATTTTGTAGGAGGTAAATTATGAAAAAAATATTAGTTATAAATGGTCCAAACCTTAATATGCTAGGAACCAGAGAACCAAATATTTATGGCAATATTACTTTACATAGCTTAGAAGAGTTAATATTAAACTTTGCCAAAGAACTGGAAATAAAAGTAGATTTCTTTCAGTCAAATCATGAAGGAGATATTATAGACAAAATTCACAGAACTTACGACGCATATAATGCTTTTATAATCAATCCAGGTGCCTTCACTCACTACTCCTATGCAATAAGAGATGCTATTGCCTCAATTAACATCCCCGTTATAGAGGTGCATCTCTCAAACATTCACGCAAGGGAGGAGTTTAGAAAATCTTCAGTGATAGCACCAGTTTGTCTTGGGCAAATAAGCGGCTTGGGAGAATTATCCTATTTAACTGCAATAGTTGCCATAGACAAATACCTACAAAAGTCAGCAAAAAAGATATAATAGATGCTTTTTTATCGACACTATTCCTTTTCTGGCATTCCAGAATACACTACTCCATACTTTGTAAGTATTTTTGCCTTGCCTCTTACCTTCATTGCTGAAGTATTATCGGTGAACTGTGCTATTACTACTTCACCAACGTCAATTCTTTCAGAGTGATGAAATTTTGTTTCTTTTCCCCTTGTCATGCCAGATATCATTACCCCATCAGCCAAAGCTTTTATTACTACGTAATCAGCTAAAGTAGAAATAGGTTTTGTATCAAGAGGAAACATAAGATTTTCTACTTTTTCATCTATATTATTGTTATCTGATTTATCCATCCTTCTCATCCTTCTTTCTTCTAATTAACTCTTCATAAATATTATCAAAACTCAAACCAAAAGTATAAAGTGAAAGTGCTATATGAAAGTATAAGTCTGTTACCTCATAAACAAATTCGCTTTTATCCCCTCTCATACCAGCTATAATAGTTTCAACCGCTTCTTCTCCAAGTTTTTGAAGTATTCTACTTTTTCCTTTATTCAGTAGTTTACTAACATATGAATCCGGTTTCGGGTTTTCTTCTCTATTTTTAAAAGTTGAAAACAAATACGATAAAATAGCTGACTTTGACTTCTCTTCTACTAAGCCGCTATTCTCTATCTTCCTATAAAAGCAACTTCTGTTTCCTGTATGACAGGCAATCCCACCAACTTGTTCTACTAAAATAAGAAGAGTATCCCCATCGCAATCAACTTTTATCTCTTTAACCCTTTGTATGTGGCCACTCGTTTCGCCTTTATGCCACAAACACTTTCTCGATCTGCTATAAAACCATGTTTCGTTAGTTTCAATTGTTTTCTTTAAGGACTCCTCATTCATGTACGCCATCATTAGAACATCTAATGTATAAAAATCCTGAACAATAGCTGGAACAAGACCAGATTTATCAAATTTAATTTTAGATATTATATTATCTATCAATCGTTTAATATCTCCCTTTCTTTGTTAGAAAGAAGTTTATCAATTTCTTGGATAAAAGAATCCGTTATCTTTTGGAACTCGTTTTTAAACCTCTTCAGATCATCTTCTGAAATCTCTTTATTTTTTACCTTTTTCTCCAAAATTTCAAGTTCGTCTCGCCTTATATTTCTTACAGCTACCCTCGCCTCTTCAGCCATCTTTTTAACAACCTTTACAAGTTCCTTCCTTCTCTCCTGAGTTAGAGTAGGAATCACTATTCTCAAAACCATCCCATCCACTTGAGGAGTAAGTCCTAAATCAGATAATCTAATTGCTTTATCTACTGCTTGAAGAGCATTCTTATCATAAACGTTAATAAGAAGAGTTCTTGCATCTTGTTGAGAAACGTTCGCAAGCTGTTTAATGGGAACAGTAGTCCCATAATAATCAACCTTAACGTGATCTAAAAGAGCGGGAGACGCTCTTCCTGTTCTTACAGAAGCAAATTCTTTTGAAAGATTATCAATAGCTTTTGACATTCTCTGTCTTAAGTGTTCTACTTCTTTTGAATTCAATTAATACACCTCCTTTTATCAGATATTAATTGAAAAGTTAACTAATAAACCAGCGTACCCACCTTCTCTCCCTTTAGAGCTTTTTCTATATTGCCAGGTTCAAGCAAGCTAAATACCACTATAGGTATTTTATTGTCCATACACATAGATATTGCAGTAGTATCCATTACAGAAAGGCCTTCTTTAAGTACGTCCATATATTTTAGCTTATCAAATTTTACAGCACCAGGATTTAGCTTTGGATCGGCATTATAAACGCCATCTACAGATGTAGCTTTAAAAATAACATCAGCACCAATCTCTGCTGCCCTTAATGCAGCTGCAGTATCAGTAGTAAAATAAGGGCTTCCTGTCCCAGCCGCAAAAATTACTACCCTTCCTTTTTCTAGATGCCTTATAGCCCTGCGCCTGATATATGGCTCTGCTACTTCTCTTATCTCAATTGCAGTCTGTACCCTGGTTTGAACTCCTCTTCTCTCAAGAGCATCCTGCAGGGCAAGTGCATTAATTACAGTAGCAAGCATTCCCATATGATCTGCTGTAGCTCTATCCATACCAAGAGCTACTCCAGATAAACCTCTAAAGATGTTTCCCCCTCCCACAACTATAGCAATTTGTATATCCTCATTAGAAACGTTATAAATCTGCCTTGCTAAATCGGTCAGGACTTCAGGATCGAGGCCATATCCTTTTTTACCCATAAGCGCTTCACCGCTTAATTTTAATAAAACTCTCCTAGAACTCATAAATCCCCCTCCTGATAAATTTTATACGCTCTCTCCTAAAGAAAAACGAGAAAATCTCCTTACTACAATGTTTTCCCCAACTTTGGCAATCATCTGGTTTATTAGATCAGAAATCTTAATAGAAGGATCTTTTACAAAGGGTTGTTCTAAAAGACAAACTTCTTCATAAAACTTCTTAATTTTACCCTCTACAATTTTATCAAGCATATTTTCTGGTTTGCCTTCCTGTCTTGCTTGATTTTTGAGAATTTCCTTCTCAGAATTTAACACTTCTTCTGAAACATGCTCTTTAGAAATATAAATAGGATTAGATGCAGCAATCTGCAGAGCAATATCATGTGCAAGATTCAAAAATTCATCAGTTCTTGCAACAAAATCAGTCTCGCAATTAAGCTCCAAGAGTACTCCAATTTTTTTGTTTTGATGGATATAAGCTTCAATTATTCCTTCCTTTGCTTCTTTACCAGCTCTTTTAGCAGCCTTTGCAAGCCCTTTTTCTCTCAAGTATTTTATTGCCTTCTCCATATCACAAGAGCACTCTTGCAGAGCCTTTTTGCAGTCCATAATTCCTGCTCCGGTTCTCTCTCTTAGCTCTTTAACGATTTCACTTTTTATTTCCACTTTATATCTACTCCTTAAAATAGTTTATTATTTAGATTTTAGATTTAATAAATTTATACAGCTTCTTCTGTACTTTCCTGAAATTCCTTACTTTCAGATACCTCAACAGCATCTTGCCCTTGTTTTGCCTCAATAATTGCATCTGCAATTTTCCCAGCAATGAGCTTTATAGCCCTAATTGCATCATCATTAGCTGGAATTATGCAGTCGACTAAATCCGGATCACAATTGGTATCTACTATACCTATAACAGGTATGCCAAGCTTCCTTGCTTCAAGAACTGCTATTTGATCCTTCTTTATATCAGCAACAAATAAAGCACCAGGCAATCTGTTCATGTTTTTCATGCCACCAAGACTACTTTGAAGCTTAGCAAGCTCTTTTTTGAGCTTCATAGCTTCTTTTATAGGATACAAATCTATTCTTCCGCTTGCCTGAAGTTCTTCCAATTCTTTTAATCTTGTAATTCTGCTCATAATTGTTACAAAATTTGTAAGCGTACCGCCAAGCCATCTGGTATTTACATACGGCGAACCACACCTTATAGCTTCTTCTTTAATGGCATCTTGAGCCTGTCTTTTAGTTCCAACAAACAAAATTTCTTCACCTTCAGAAGCAATTTTTCTAGCAAAATCATAGGCTGCTTCGAAACAACGAAGAGTTTTTTGAAGATCAATAATATAGATTCCATTTCTAGCAGTAAAGATGTAAGGTTTCATTTTCGGATTCCACCTTCGCGTCTGGTGCCCGAAATGTACCCCTGCTTCTAAAAGCTGTTTCATAGAAATTATTGACACTACAACCTCCTTAAATATACCTCCGCCAAAAGAAAAAAATTGGCGTGCGAATTTACCGAACAATCGGCTAAAAAAGTTTATCACAAACATTATATTCAGTAAAGACTCAAAACTTTCTTTAAGTGTTAAAATAAATTAATTTCTTCTTTTTAAATTTTGGAGGATCTAATTTATGGAAATAATTTTTATAAGACACAGCAACGCTGAAACCATCGGCATAGAACAGAAAGATTTTGACAGGAAACTAACTCCAAAGGGTGTTAAAAAGGCAAAAAAGATTGCGAAGGGCCTAAAAAAGATCTTTAACAATGAAATTGTAGAAATCTGGACCAGCCCAGCTCAAAGGGCATTTCAAACATCAAAAATAATAGCAGAAACTTTAAAGTGTGAAAACGTAAAAGAAATGGATTCTCTCTGGGAGAGTGATTTTATAAAATTTTTGCATGATATAAAAAACGTAGATGAAAATGTAAGATTAATATGTATAGGACATCAACCCACTCTCACAGACTGGGTAAAAAGTCTTACGGGATCAATAGTATCATTTAAAAAGTGTTCATGTTTGAGCCTTACAATAGATCCTACCAACCCTCACTCAGGAACCCTTAACTGGTTTTTTGATGTAAAATTTATAGAAAAAATCCTGGACGTCTAAGTTCTACCTTGATAATTATCTCCGTTTTCTCTAACCTAAATAAATCTATCCCTTTTTGTACCCTATCAAGGGCATTTCCAATCATTTGGCAAGTCTTTAAACTAACTATCAGCAGGAATACTATTCTCTAATTTTTATAATATGAAAATCGTATTTATATCCTCTATAAAATGATAAATTTCCATAAATTTCCTCCAATTGAATCAGTTCTTATTTTCGTTATAATATAATTACAGAAAAAAATGTTAAGAAAAAAAGTTTGTAAAAGATGCAATACAATAAATTTTGCCGATGCAAAGTTTTGCAGAAATTGTGGAAATTCATTAATAATCTCAAAGGAAATTAGAGATGAATTAAACAACATTGAAAACGATGATTTTTCACTTGCTACACCAATTGGAGGTCCCATCTGGACATTTCAATTACTATTTTCAAATTGGGCAAAAAAACAAGAAAAAAGATATTTAAAATATATAAATAAATTTACATCATTAAAAACTTTATTATATGCAATTATTTTAGCAAAAAGTACTTATAAGGAGTTTGTTTTTGATAAAAAAAACAACAACTTAGCTTTAAGTTATATAAATTTATATATTTTAAATTTTCTAATTGGATACATCTTCTCTCTGGGCTTTTCATTAAATCTTTTGTTAATTGCATTATTGCTAAGCCTCACAGAGGCAGCAATAATATTTGCCAAAATTATAGTATTGAAGTTTTTGACTCATACGCTGGTAAAGGTGTCTTTTCCAAACGATTTATTTTTAAGATTGATCTCTATCACATGCGCACCGCTATTCTTAAGCTTCATACCTTACAGTTGGGAAATTTTGAAAATTTATATATTTTTTACCCAGGCAGTTGGCATTAGGGATATAACAAACTGCACAACATTAAAGTCTTTTTTCATAAGTCTATGTTTATCAATAGTAGACATCATTATTTGGGGAACGCTAAGCCCTTATATTCATTCTATTAAATTTTAGATTTATTAAAAAATTGTTATATAATCTAAATTAATAGTATTATGAAGTCAATAGATTAAAAATCTGGAAGAGAGGAAACGGTGTGGATAAGGATATAAAGGATATAAAAGAAAATCAAAACGAAACAAAAGAATTACCCTATAGGGAATTACCCTTAATACCTCTAAAAGATACGGTAATCTTCCCTCATATGGTAGTACCTCTTTTTATAGGAAGAGATAAATCGCTAAAAGCACTTGAAGAAGCAATGTTAAAGTATGAAAAACACGTTTTGGTAGTCTCTCAAAAAAAGCCCGATGAAGAAGCTGAAATAGAAGGCCTTTATCAGGTTGGAGTAATAGCAAATATACTTCAAATATTAAAATTGCCTGACGGTCATGCAAGAATAGTTGTGCAAGGCACAGATAGAGCAAAAATTTTATCATTTAAACAAACCGATCCATTTTTTCTTGTCGAATTTGAGAAACTAGAAGAAGAAGATTCAAAGGATCCAGAAATTGAAGCAATGGTAAGAGTCCTTATTAGCAAATTTGAAGAAGCTACAAAACTTGGGAAAAATATTCCAAGTGAAGCTGTGATAGCCATATATAATATAAGTGAACCATCAAGATTATCTGAATATATAGCTACTCATCTTATAAACAGCACAGAAGAAAAACAACTTATTCTTGAAACCACTGACCTAAAAGAAAAACTAAAAAAGTTACTCAAATATGTGCAAAAAGAAATTTCTATTCTAGAAGTAGAATCAAGAATCAAGAATCAAATAAACCAGGAGATGGAAAAACATCAGAAGGAATTCTACCTTAGAGAACAAATTAAAGCGATCCAAAAAGAACTTGGAGAAGCAGAAGAAAAACAAGTGGAATTAGAGGATCTTAAAAACAAAATTAAAGAAGCAAAAATGCCCCCAGAAGTAGAAAAAAAGGTTTACAAAGAAATTTCCAGATTGGAAAAAATGCCCTCTACTTCTGCAGAAGTACCAGTAATTAGAACATACCTTGATTGGGTTATAAATCTTCCCTGGTCAAAAAAGTCGAAAGATAATCTCGATATATTAAAAGCTGAAAAAATTTTAGAAAGAGAACACTATGGGCTTAAAAAAGTAAAAGAGAGAATAATAGAATTTTTAGCTATAAGAAAGTTAACAAAAAGTCTTAAGGGACCAATTCTTTGTTTTGTAGGACCACCTGGTGTAGGAAAAACTTCTCTTGGAAAGTCAATTGCAGCGGCATTAAACAGAAAATTCATAAGAATCGCGTTGGGCGGCATGAGAGATGAAGCAGAAATAAGAGGACACAGAAAAACATATGTAGGAGCACTACCAGGTAGAATTATTCAAAGTATTTCTCAAGTGCAAACTAATAATCCTGTATTTATGATGGATGAAATAGATAAAGTTGGTACCGATTTCAGGGGCGATCCAACAAGCGCCCTACTTGAAGTTTTAGACCCAGAGCAAAACCATTCTTTTACTGATCACTACTTAGAAGTTCCTTTCGATCTTTCAAACGTTATGTTCATAACTACTGCAAATCTAATTGATCCTATTCCAGAACCTTTAAGGGATAGAATGGAAATAATAGAGATCCCGGGATATACAGAAGATGAAAAAGTAGAAATTGCTATGAGACATCTTTTACCCAAGCAACTAAAATTTCACGGTTTAAATAAAGAAAAAGTTAAAATCAACAAAGATGTAATAATAAAAATTATACGGGAATACACCCACGAAGCAGGTGTAAGAAATTTAGAAAGAAATATTGCATCTTTATGTAGAAAAGCAGCAAAATTAATTGCTACCAACAAGGCAAAAAGCGTAACCTTTACCGTTAAAAATCTAGAAAAATATTTAGGAGTAGCAAAGTATAGCTACGGAATGGCAGACGAAGTAGACAGGGTAGGTGTGGTAACAGGCCTTGCATGGACACCTAGTGGAGGAGACATCTTGTTTATCGAAACCCTAATATATCCGGGTAAAGGACAATTAACCCTAACTGGCCAACTTGGTGATGTCATGAAAGAATCAGCTCAGGCAGCACTTAGCTATATTAAATCCAATGCAAAAACATTGAATATTTCTGAAGAAATTCTTAGTAAGAATGATATGCACATTCACGTACCAGAAGGCGCAATACCTAAAGATGGACCATCAGCAGGAGTCGCAATTGCTACCTCAATGGTATCAGCTCTTACTGGCAAAAAAGCAAACAAAAACGTTGCAATGACAGGAGAAATAACGCTTAGAGGACAGGTGTTACCAATAGGAGGTATTAGAGAAAAGCTTCTTGCAGCTCATAGAGCAGGGATTAAAAAAGTTTTAATTCCTGAAAAAAATAAGAAAGAAGTTGCAGAAATCCCAAAAAATGTATTAAAAAATTTAGAAATAACTTACATTAAAGAAGTTCAAGAAGCCTTTCAGGCTACTCTTTTAGACAATTAAGCAAAAAATTGTCAAATATATTCGAAAACATAATATCTCAAAATGATTAAACTAATCTTAAATCGTATAAAACGAGAAATTTTTCTAGTATTTTTTATCATTTTATTTGGAACATGTGGATACATGTTTCTAGAACATTACACTCCAATTGAAGCACTTTTTATGACAGTCATAACAATAACAACTGTTGGTTATGAAGAAGTAAAGCCTCTTGACAATGCTGGAATGTTATTTAGCATAATTTTAATACTATCAAGTTTTGGCATATTTGCATTCGCTATCTCAAGAATAGTAGATTATATGTTTAGCTCATATTTCGAAGAAAGAGAGAAGATGAAAATGGAAAACAAGTTAAAAAAACTTAAAGATCATATTATAGTATGTGGATATGGCAGAATGGGTTCTATCGTAGCAAAAGATTTGAGAAAAAACAAAAAAGACGTAGTAATAATAGAAAATAATCCCCAAACTTGTGAACTTGCAAAAAAAGATGGGTTTATCGCTATCGAAGGAAATGCTACTAATGATGAAATGCTAATAAAAGCTGGCGTAAAAGTAGCAAAATCAATAGTAGCTACTACCTCATCTGAGCCAGATAATGGGTTTATAAGTCTTTCTGCAAAAAAACTTAATCCGCAAATATTAGTTATCAGTAGAGCCAGTAATACAGAATGGATATCAAAATTACACCTTGCTGGTGCAGATGAAGTGATATCTCCACATACCTTTGGTGCAAGGAGAATTGTAAACTTTATATTAAATCCAGGGCTTGTTGAATTTCTCGACATTTTAAGAGATGAAAATATTGACATATTTATGGAAGAATTAATTGTAAAACCTAACTCCATACTCAATGGCAAAACTTTTAAATCATGGGAGGATTTAAGATTATTCTTAGATGTTCCATCTCTAATACCTTTAACATTTTGTATCGAAAAATATAATAAGTGCCCACATAACGAGGAGTTTACATTAAAAGAATCTGATAAAATAATCATAATCGGTTCAAAATCGGATATAGAGAGAGTTAATAAACTTGTATTGCAAAATAGCAATTGACTATCATAAGTTTTTTATTTGTATAAATTTTAGGTATTTTAAAAAGTTGAAAGTAAGCTTGTATCATGGGTAAATCTTTTTTAAGCTTTTTACCAATATATATTTTGATAGCTATAACAATTTTCGTGTTTGCATTCAAAGATTTTATTATTCAAGTACTTCTTGCCCTTATTTTTGCTATAGTTTTATCTCCTCCTGTAGACTTTCTTGAAAAAAAGAAAATTCCAAGATTTTTTGGATCTTTAATAATATTTTTCTCGGTAATCTCATTTATGGTCATTATTTATTTACTTATTGCACCTATTTTGAATTTCGAAATCCAAAAATTAGTCGCATCTTTTCCAGATTATCTTAAAAATTTTGATGACGTCTTTCAAAATTTTTTAACCAATTTACAAATAAATCCAGGACATTATATTTGGTTGAATTTAATTCTCCAAAAATTAAGGGATCACTTTCAGGAATGGATTGGTAATGCATTAAATATTTTAGGTGCATCAACATTTGATTTAATAAATAAAGCCATATCCTGGCTAGTTTTCCCTATTCTAACTTTATTTTTTATGAAAGATCTTCCAATCCTTACCAAAGGTATTTTAGAAATATTTCCACAAAACAAAAGAACTCTCATAAAAGAAATTGGATCCTGTCTCACTCACGGCATTAGAGCCTATGTAAAAGGACAACTTATTTTGTCAGTCACTATAGGATTTTTGACAGGTCTAGGATTATTCTTTTTAGGTATCGAATATTTCCTTCTTCTTGGTGTTTTGGCAGCTATTTTAGAATTTATTCCTTATCTGGGGCCAATGCTTGCTTCAATTCCTGCTCTTATAGTTTCAATAGCAATTTCACCTTTGAAAGCTTTCATAGTACTTATTTTCTACATTATACTTCATCAATTTGAAGGAGTAATAATAGCGCCAAACATAATGAGCAAAAGCATCGACGTGCCTCCATCTCTGGTAATAATTGTGCTCACTATTGCTGCAGCACTTGGCTCAATTCCTGGAATGCTTTTATCAATCCCTCTTACTGCTATTTCTAAATCTCTTTATGAATATTGGCAAAAGAGCCGCACTAAACCCTAAAAGTATAATAAATATTTTTTCAGGAGAAAAGATGAAAGCTATACGCGTTTTGGGACTCACAAAATCCTATAAATCAGAAACCAATATAGTTGCCGTAAACAATTTATCCTTTGAAGTAGAAGAGGGACAGGTTTTTTGTCTTTTAGGTCCTAATGGTGCTGGTAAAACTACTACTATAAGAATACTCAATACACTTTTAAAAAAGGATAAGGGTCAAATCTATTTTTTTAATATTGATTTAGACAAAAAACCACAAGACATAAAAAATATTATCGGTGTGGTCCAACAGCACACAAATGTCGATTCAGAACTTACGGTATGGGAAAATCTTTTGATTCACTCTATGCTTCATAAAATGAATAAAATGTTGTTTAAAGAAAGAGCGAATCAGCTTTTAGAAGCTATAGATATGATTGACAAAAAAAACAGGTTTGCAAATAAACTCTCTGGTGGAGAAAGGAGAAAGCTTTCTATTATTAGAGCGCTTTTACACAATCCAAAAATTATATTCTTAGATGAACCAACTGTTGGACTAGATACTTTTACTAGAAGATCTATCTGGGAAAATATAAAACAACTCAAGTATTCTGGCAAAACAATAATTTTAACTACACATTATATTGAAGAAGCTCAAATGCTTTCAGATCTCGTCTTAATAATAAACAAGGGGAAAAAGCTTATTGAGGAAACTCCAAATACTCTAATAAATAGATTGGGCAAAGTTACACTTGAATATCAAGAAAATGGTAAAACGATATATAAATTTTTTAATACCAATCAAGAAGCAAAAGATTTTAGCGTAAATCTTAAAGATTTAAATTCTATCCTTATTAGAGAAACAAATTTAGAAGACGTTTTCGTCACAATGACAGGAAATGGAGGTGAAGATTATTGCAACTCTTTAGAGAAGTGTTTCCCATAGTCTTAAGAGATCTGATAGTTTTAAAAAGAAGACTTATAATATTAATTGGTTCTAATCTTATGGGACCAATTTTATATCTTACGGCATTTGGCTG comes from Thermodesulfobium acidiphilum and encodes:
- a CDS encoding potassium channel family protein — protein: MIKLILNRIKREIFLVFFIILFGTCGYMFLEHYTPIEALFMTVITITTVGYEEVKPLDNAGMLFSIILILSSFGIFAFAISRIVDYMFSSYFEEREKMKMENKLKKLKDHIIVCGYGRMGSIVAKDLRKNKKDVVIIENNPQTCELAKKDGFIAIEGNATNDEMLIKAGVKVAKSIVATTSSEPDNGFISLSAKKLNPQILVISRASNTEWISKLHLAGADEVISPHTFGARRIVNFILNPGLVEFLDILRDENIDIFMEELIVKPNSILNGKTFKSWEDLRLFLDVPSLIPLTFCIEKYNKCPHNEEFTLKESDKIIIIGSKSDIERVNKLVLQNSN
- a CDS encoding AI-2E family transporter translates to MGKSFLSFLPIYILIAITIFVFAFKDFIIQVLLALIFAIVLSPPVDFLEKKKIPRFFGSLIIFFSVISFMVIIYLLIAPILNFEIQKLVASFPDYLKNFDDVFQNFLTNLQINPGHYIWLNLILQKLRDHFQEWIGNALNILGASTFDLINKAISWLVFPILTLFFMKDLPILTKGILEIFPQNKRTLIKEIGSCLTHGIRAYVKGQLILSVTIGFLTGLGLFFLGIEYFLLLGVLAAILEFIPYLGPMLASIPALIVSIAISPLKAFIVLIFYIILHQFEGVIIAPNIMSKSIDVPPSLVIIVLTIAAALGSIPGMLLSIPLTAISKSLYEYWQKSRTKP
- a CDS encoding ABC transporter ATP-binding protein, translating into MKAIRVLGLTKSYKSETNIVAVNNLSFEVEEGQVFCLLGPNGAGKTTTIRILNTLLKKDKGQIYFFNIDLDKKPQDIKNIIGVVQQHTNVDSELTVWENLLIHSMLHKMNKMLFKERANQLLEAIDMIDKKNRFANKLSGGERRKLSIIRALLHNPKIIFLDEPTVGLDTFTRRSIWENIKQLKYSGKTIILTTHYIEEAQMLSDLVLIINKGKKLIEETPNTLINRLGKVTLEYQENGKTIYKFFNTNQEAKDFSVNLKDLNSILIRETNLEDVFVTMTGNGGEDYCNSLEKCFP